A single region of the Winslowiella toletana genome encodes:
- the acrB gene encoding multidrug efflux RND transporter permease subunit AcrB yields the protein MAKFFIDRPIFAWVIAIIIMLAGALSILKLPIEQYPNVAPPAIEITATYPGADAKTLQDSVTQVIEQNMNGLDGQMYMSSSSDSSGTVTLTITFESGTDPDIAQVQVQNKLQLATPLLPQEVQQQGIRVQKSSSSFLMVAGFINTNGSMTQNDISDYVGSNIKDPISRVNGVGDTQLFGAQYAMRIWMDPHKLNNYALTPVDVISAINNQNSQVAAGQLGGTPPVKGQQLNASIIAQTRLTSTDEFGKILLKVNEDGSQVRLSDVAKIELGGENYEIIARFNGQPASGLGIKLATGANALDTAAAVKAQLAELEPFFPSGLQVVYPYDTTPFVKISINEVVKTLVEAIVLVFLVMYLFLQNFRATLIPTIAVPVVLLGTFAIINAFGYSINTLTMFGLVLAIGLLVDDAIVVVENVERVMVEEGLPPKEATRKSMGQIQGALVGIALVLSAVFIPMAFFGGSTGVIYRQFSITIVSAMVLSVVVALILTPALCATMLKPVKKGDHGKTTGFFGWFNRMFDKSTNHYTDSVGHIIRSTGRYLVIYLLIVVGMAFLFLRLPSSFLPEEDQGVFLTMAQLPAGATQERTQKVLDQITDYYLEKEKATVQSVFTVNGFGFAGRGQNTGIAFVSLKPWDERSGSENKVPAIIGRAMGALSSIKDAMVIPFNLPAIVELGTATGFDFQLIDQANLGHEKLTQARNQLLGMVAQHSDELVGVRPNGLEDTPQFKLNIDQEKAQALGVSISDINTTLGASWGGSYVNDFIDRGRVKKVYVMGEAPYRMLPSDIGDWYVRNSSGGMVSFSAFSSAKWEYGSPRLERYNGLPSMEILGQAAPGKSSGDAMNLMEELASKLPTGIGYDWTGMSYQERLSGNQAPALYAISLIVVFLCLAALYESWSIPFSVMLVVPLGVIGALLFTTLRGLSNDVYFVVGLLTTIGLSAKNAILIVEFAKDLMEKEGKGLVEATLDAVRMRLRPILMTSLAFILGVLPLTISTGAGSGSQNAVGTGVMGGMVTATVLAIFFVPVFFVVVRRRFSKHKEEVEHGHPVEHKSQDH from the coding sequence ATGGCTAAGTTCTTTATCGATCGCCCCATATTTGCATGGGTCATCGCCATCATCATTATGCTGGCGGGTGCGCTGTCGATTCTCAAACTGCCGATTGAGCAATATCCTAATGTTGCTCCACCTGCGATTGAGATCACAGCAACCTACCCAGGTGCGGATGCGAAAACCTTGCAGGACTCGGTCACACAGGTAATCGAACAGAATATGAATGGCCTTGATGGCCAGATGTATATGAGTTCCAGTAGTGACTCCTCAGGTACGGTTACGCTGACGATTACCTTTGAATCGGGAACCGATCCGGATATCGCTCAGGTTCAGGTGCAGAACAAACTGCAGTTGGCAACGCCGTTGCTGCCGCAGGAAGTTCAGCAACAGGGGATCAGGGTTCAGAAATCGTCCAGCAGCTTCTTGATGGTGGCAGGTTTCATCAACACTAACGGCAGCATGACGCAGAACGATATTTCGGACTACGTTGGCTCCAACATTAAAGATCCTATCAGTCGTGTTAACGGCGTTGGTGATACTCAGCTGTTTGGTGCGCAGTATGCGATGCGTATCTGGATGGATCCGCACAAGCTGAACAACTATGCATTAACTCCGGTTGATGTGATTAGCGCTATTAACAACCAGAACTCACAGGTTGCAGCCGGCCAGCTTGGTGGTACGCCACCGGTGAAAGGCCAGCAGCTTAACGCCTCGATTATCGCGCAGACCCGTCTGACCTCAACCGATGAGTTCGGCAAAATCTTGCTGAAAGTCAACGAGGATGGTTCTCAGGTTCGCCTGAGTGACGTTGCGAAAATCGAACTCGGCGGTGAAAACTACGAGATCATTGCCCGTTTTAATGGCCAGCCGGCCTCCGGTCTGGGGATTAAACTGGCGACCGGTGCTAACGCACTGGATACCGCTGCCGCGGTAAAAGCGCAGCTGGCTGAACTGGAACCGTTCTTCCCGTCTGGTCTACAGGTGGTTTACCCGTACGACACCACGCCGTTTGTTAAGATCTCTATCAATGAAGTGGTGAAAACCCTCGTTGAAGCTATCGTGCTGGTGTTCCTGGTCATGTACCTGTTCCTGCAAAACTTCCGCGCAACCCTGATCCCAACGATTGCGGTGCCGGTAGTTCTGCTGGGTACATTTGCCATCATTAACGCCTTTGGCTATTCGATAAACACCCTGACGATGTTTGGTCTGGTGCTGGCAATCGGGCTATTGGTGGATGACGCCATCGTGGTGGTGGAGAACGTCGAACGCGTGATGGTGGAAGAAGGACTGCCACCGAAAGAAGCCACGCGTAAATCAATGGGCCAGATTCAGGGCGCGTTGGTGGGTATTGCGCTGGTGCTGTCAGCGGTATTTATTCCGATGGCGTTCTTTGGCGGCTCGACCGGTGTTATCTATCGTCAGTTCTCGATCACTATCGTCTCGGCGATGGTTCTGTCGGTCGTTGTTGCACTGATCCTGACTCCGGCACTTTGTGCCACCATGCTGAAGCCGGTTAAAAAAGGCGACCACGGTAAGACCACTGGCTTCTTCGGCTGGTTTAACCGCATGTTTGATAAGAGCACCAATCACTACACCGATAGTGTGGGCCATATCATTCGCAGTACCGGTCGTTATCTGGTTATCTACCTGCTGATCGTAGTCGGCATGGCGTTTCTGTTCTTGCGCCTGCCAAGCTCGTTCCTGCCGGAAGAGGACCAGGGGGTATTTCTGACCATGGCTCAGCTGCCAGCGGGTGCGACTCAGGAACGTACTCAGAAGGTGCTGGATCAGATCACTGATTACTACCTGGAAAAAGAAAAAGCCACCGTACAATCCGTGTTTACCGTTAACGGCTTTGGCTTTGCAGGTCGTGGTCAGAACACCGGTATTGCCTTCGTCAGTCTGAAACCGTGGGATGAACGTTCTGGTTCAGAAAACAAAGTCCCGGCGATTATCGGACGTGCAATGGGTGCCCTCTCGTCAATTAAAGATGCGATGGTCATTCCGTTTAACCTGCCGGCAATTGTCGAGCTGGGTACGGCAACCGGTTTTGACTTCCAGCTGATCGATCAGGCTAACCTGGGTCACGAAAAACTTACTCAGGCGCGTAATCAGTTACTGGGTATGGTCGCGCAACACAGCGATGAGCTGGTGGGTGTGCGTCCAAACGGTCTGGAAGATACGCCACAGTTCAAGCTGAATATCGACCAGGAGAAAGCACAGGCATTAGGTGTTTCTATCTCTGATATCAACACCACGCTGGGTGCATCCTGGGGCGGAAGTTACGTTAACGACTTTATCGACCGCGGTCGCGTGAAGAAAGTTTACGTAATGGGTGAAGCGCCTTACCGTATGCTGCCAAGCGACATTGGTGACTGGTATGTGCGTAACAGCAGCGGTGGCATGGTTTCATTCAGCGCCTTCTCTTCGGCGAAGTGGGAATATGGCTCGCCGCGTCTGGAACGCTATAACGGTCTGCCATCCATGGAGATTCTTGGCCAGGCTGCACCGGGCAAAAGCTCTGGTGACGCGATGAATCTGATGGAAGAGCTGGCGTCTAAGCTGCCAACCGGTATCGGCTATGACTGGACGGGTATGTCCTATCAGGAACGTCTGTCCGGTAACCAGGCCCCTGCCCTGTATGCCATCTCGCTGATTGTGGTATTCCTCTGTCTGGCGGCATTGTATGAAAGCTGGTCAATTCCGTTCTCAGTCATGCTGGTAGTGCCACTCGGGGTTATCGGTGCGCTGCTGTTTACCACCCTGCGTGGTCTCAGTAATGACGTTTACTTTGTGGTAGGCCTGCTGACAACCATTGGCTTGTCGGCGAAGAATGCGATATTGATCGTAGAATTCGCCAAAGATCTGATGGAGAAAGAAGGCAAAGGTCTGGTAGAAGCGACGCTGGATGCAGTTCGTATGCGTTTACGTCCAATTCTGATGACCTCACTGGCGTTTATCCTCGGGGTACTGCCTCTGACCATCAGTACCGGTGCGGGTTCCGGCTCTCAGAACGCCGTAGGTACTGGCGTAATGGGCGGCATGGTCACCGCGACGGTGCTGGCAATCTTCTTCGTACCGGTGTTCTTTGTCGTGGTTCGTCGCCGCTTCAGTAAACACAAAGAAGAAGTTGAGCACGGACATCCTGTCGAGCATAAATCACAAGATCACTAA
- a CDS encoding efflux RND transporter periplasmic adaptor subunit: MNKNRGLTPLAAVLMLSGSLVLTGCDENKSQEAGQQQAPEVGIVTLKSEPLTITTDLPGRTSSYRIAEVRPQVSGIILKRNFVEGSEIKAGESLYQIDPATYQAAYDSAKGDLAQAQANAQIAAVTVKRYKPLLGTKYISQQDYDQAIATQSQTAAAVQAAKANVESARINLAYTKVTSPISGRIGKSTVTEGALVQSGQTTALATVQQLDPIYVDVTQSSGDFLRLREELQSGKLKQTDGKASVKLLTQDGNTHPQAGTLEFSDVTVDETTGSIMLRAMFPNPDKSLLPGMFVRARLDEGTNPNALLVPQQGVTRTPTGEATAMIVGADNKVEERKLTAEKAIGNMWLVTAGLKDGDRVIVTGIQRAKPGAKVTPQEMSSDEAKKQDSQQQSEPGKS; encoded by the coding sequence ATGAACAAAAACAGAGGGTTAACGCCTCTGGCGGCCGTCCTGATGCTATCAGGCAGCTTAGTGCTAACAGGATGTGATGAAAATAAATCCCAGGAAGCCGGCCAGCAACAAGCACCAGAAGTTGGCATCGTCACCCTGAAAAGTGAACCGTTGACCATTACTACTGACCTACCGGGAAGAACCTCATCTTACCGTATTGCAGAAGTGCGCCCGCAGGTTTCGGGCATTATTTTGAAACGGAATTTCGTTGAGGGAAGTGAGATTAAAGCCGGGGAATCGCTGTATCAGATCGATCCGGCTACCTATCAGGCTGCCTATGACAGCGCTAAGGGCGACCTCGCGCAGGCTCAGGCAAACGCGCAAATCGCCGCTGTAACGGTGAAACGCTATAAGCCACTGCTCGGCACCAAATACATCAGTCAGCAGGATTACGACCAGGCGATTGCGACCCAGAGCCAGACTGCTGCCGCAGTTCAGGCTGCTAAAGCCAATGTCGAAAGCGCGCGTATCAATCTCGCCTATACCAAAGTGACTTCGCCAATTAGCGGACGCATTGGTAAATCGACAGTGACGGAAGGTGCACTGGTGCAGAGCGGTCAGACTACCGCACTGGCAACCGTGCAACAACTCGACCCGATCTATGTCGATGTGACGCAATCCAGCGGTGATTTCCTGCGCCTGCGTGAAGAGCTGCAATCCGGCAAACTGAAACAGACTGACGGCAAAGCCAGCGTCAAACTGTTAACGCAGGATGGTAATACTCACCCGCAGGCGGGAACATTAGAATTCTCTGATGTTACCGTGGATGAGACCACCGGCTCGATTATGCTGCGCGCTATGTTCCCTAACCCTGACAAAAGTTTGCTGCCGGGTATGTTCGTTCGTGCACGTCTGGATGAAGGTACCAATCCAAATGCCCTGCTGGTTCCACAGCAAGGTGTAACGCGGACGCCAACCGGTGAAGCTACCGCGATGATCGTTGGTGCAGACAATAAAGTGGAAGAGCGCAAGCTGACCGCTGAGAAGGCGATTGGCAATATGTGGTTAGTGACTGCAGGCCTGAAGGATGGCGATCGCGTGATTGTTACCGGCATTCAGCGTGCGAAACCCGGCGCTAAGGTGACTCCGCAAGAAATGAGTTCAGACGAGGCGAAGAAACAAGATTCGCAGCAGCAGTCTGAACCAGGCAAGTCTTAA
- the acrR gene encoding multidrug efflux transporter transcriptional repressor AcrR: MARKTKEQALETRGQIIDAAIARFSEHGVSATSLADIAHAAGVTRGAIYWHFKNKADLLNEIWAQSESGMEDLEHEYQIKYPGDPLSVMRAMLNYVFEATARDQRRRSLMEIIFHKCEFVGEMTTLQMVQQNLYLECYEKIEEVLRDCIGHQQLPADLDTRRAAVIIRGYVSGIMENWLFMPESFDLAADAPLLVETLIEMLTSSPSLRQPANGK, translated from the coding sequence ATGGCACGAAAAACCAAAGAACAAGCCCTTGAAACGCGGGGCCAAATCATTGATGCGGCAATTGCCCGGTTCTCTGAACATGGTGTCTCTGCAACGTCACTGGCAGATATTGCTCATGCTGCCGGCGTGACACGTGGTGCGATTTACTGGCATTTCAAAAACAAAGCCGACTTACTGAATGAGATTTGGGCGCAGTCTGAGTCCGGAATGGAGGACTTAGAACATGAGTATCAAATAAAATACCCAGGTGATCCACTATCAGTTATGCGCGCAATGCTTAACTATGTCTTTGAGGCAACAGCACGCGACCAGCGCAGAAGGTCACTTATGGAAATCATTTTCCACAAGTGTGAGTTTGTCGGTGAAATGACAACTCTGCAAATGGTGCAGCAAAATTTATATCTGGAATGCTACGAAAAAATTGAAGAAGTCCTGCGCGACTGCATCGGACACCAGCAGTTACCGGCTGACCTTGATACCCGACGCGCGGCGGTAATCATTCGCGGCTACGTCAGCGGTATTATGGAAAACTGGCTGTTTATGCCGGAGAGTTTCGATCTGGCGGCGGATGCGCCACTTTTAGTGGAAACCCTAATCGAAATGCTGACCAGCAGCCCGTCGCTCCGTCAGCCTGCCAATGGCAAATAA
- the rsmS gene encoding pleiotropic regulatory protein RsmS has product MSLENAPDEVKLAVDLIMLLEENQVAPQTVLAALEIIRRDFENKLAQA; this is encoded by the coding sequence ATGTCTTTAGAAAATGCCCCCGATGAGGTCAAACTGGCAGTCGATCTGATTATGCTGCTGGAAGAGAACCAGGTGGCACCGCAAACGGTGCTGGCGGCACTGGAGATCATCAGACGCGATTTCGAAAATAAGCTGGCGCAGGCATAG
- a CDS encoding GlsB/YeaQ/YmgE family stress response membrane protein — translation MGIVSWIIIGLLAGFVVRKFFPGRPGGLIPTLVLAMIGGLIGGYISSYFSWGSLTQLHPRALLFALLGSLLMLLVVKKLRI, via the coding sequence ATGGGAATTGTCAGCTGGATTATTATCGGCCTGCTCGCCGGTTTTGTGGTGCGTAAATTTTTCCCTGGCCGACCGGGGGGATTAATTCCGACGCTGGTGCTGGCGATGATCGGTGGATTGATTGGCGGCTATATCAGCAGCTACTTCAGCTGGGGCTCACTGACTCAACTGCACCCACGGGCGCTGTTGTTCGCCCTGCTCGGCTCACTGCTGATGCTACTGGTGGTTAAAAAATTACGAATTTAA
- the priC gene encoding primosomal replication protein, giving the protein MKTTLLLQQLDARLNQLARSISPLAERRTRRARFDNQLFYCKSTRLGDYLQEVQQTLAQLKQCVAGTQPERLSWLAERVVLQTGALQREVATQTLRSQEGVKQSPAEKLHQKLADHHEFERRLLAMLMERERQLGQQETLLQQQKIQQEMVALEARLQRCRAALKQIEQEIAQREQGF; this is encoded by the coding sequence ATGAAAACCACCCTTTTACTGCAACAGCTGGATGCGCGGCTCAATCAGTTGGCGCGTAGCATCTCGCCACTGGCGGAGCGTCGCACTCGCCGGGCTCGCTTCGACAATCAGCTGTTTTATTGCAAGAGCACGCGCCTTGGGGATTATCTACAGGAAGTGCAGCAAACGCTGGCACAATTAAAACAGTGCGTGGCCGGAACCCAGCCTGAGCGTCTCAGCTGGCTGGCAGAACGGGTGGTGCTGCAAACTGGCGCGCTACAGCGTGAGGTTGCCACGCAGACGCTGCGCAGCCAGGAGGGCGTGAAGCAAAGCCCGGCGGAAAAATTGCATCAGAAACTGGCCGACCATCATGAATTTGAGCGGCGTCTGCTGGCAATGCTGATGGAACGCGAGCGCCAACTTGGGCAACAGGAAACGCTGCTGCAACAGCAAAAAATTCAGCAGGAGATGGTGGCGCTGGAAGCGCGTTTACAGCGCTGCCGTGCGGCGCTGAAGCAGATTGAGCAGGAGATTGCTCAACGTGAACAGGGTTTTTAA
- a CDS encoding DUF454 family protein codes for MQRILLLIIGWLAIALGTLGVILPLLPTTPFILLAAWCFARSSPRFHHWLLYRSWFGGYIRHWQQHRALPPKAKGRAILFIVITFAVSLWLVKLLWLRVLLALMLCGLIWFMLRLPVVASEQENR; via the coding sequence ATGCAGCGCATCTTACTCTTGATCATCGGCTGGCTGGCAATTGCGCTCGGCACGCTTGGCGTTATTTTGCCGCTATTACCGACTACGCCGTTTATTCTACTGGCGGCATGGTGTTTTGCACGTTCTTCTCCGCGCTTTCACCACTGGTTACTATATCGCTCATGGTTTGGCGGCTATATTCGTCACTGGCAACAACATCGCGCCCTACCGCCCAAGGCAAAAGGCCGGGCGATACTGTTTATTGTGATTACCTTTGCCGTTTCACTGTGGCTGGTAAAACTGCTGTGGTTACGTGTTCTGCTGGCACTCATGCTCTGCGGATTAATCTGGTTTATGCTGCGCCTGCCGGTGGTTGCGTCAGAGCAAGAAAATCGCTGA
- the apt gene encoding adenine phosphoribosyltransferase translates to MTATAQQLEFLKDSIKSIPDYPKPGILFRDVTSLLEDPKAYAICIELLVDRYRNTGITKVVGTEARGFLFGAPVALGLGVGFVPVRKPGKLPRKTFSESYELEYGTDSLELHCDAIGAGDVVLVVDDLLATGGTLEATVKLIRRAGGEVKNAAFVINLFDLTGEARLKAMGVDCYSLVNFPGH, encoded by the coding sequence ATGACCGCGACTGCGCAGCAGCTTGAATTCCTTAAAGACAGTATCAAAAGCATCCCGGACTATCCTAAGCCGGGCATCCTCTTTCGTGATGTAACCAGCCTGCTGGAAGACCCGAAAGCGTATGCCATCTGCATTGAACTGTTAGTTGATCGCTATCGCAATACTGGCATCACCAAGGTGGTGGGCACCGAAGCGCGTGGTTTCCTGTTTGGTGCACCCGTCGCGCTGGGGCTGGGCGTTGGTTTTGTACCGGTGCGTAAACCGGGCAAATTGCCACGCAAAACCTTCAGTGAAAGCTACGAGCTGGAATACGGCACCGACAGCCTTGAACTGCATTGCGACGCGATTGGCGCCGGCGATGTCGTGCTGGTGGTTGATGACCTGCTGGCAACTGGCGGCACGCTGGAAGCCACGGTGAAACTGATCCGCCGCGCCGGTGGTGAAGTGAAAAACGCCGCTTTTGTGATCAACCTGTTTGATCTGACCGGTGAAGCGCGCCTGAAAGCGATGGGCGTTGACTGCTATAGCTTAGTCAATTTCCCCGGCCACTAA
- the dnaX gene encoding DNA polymerase III subunit gamma/tau → MSYQVLARKWRPQAFTDVVGQEHVLTALANGLSLGRIHHAYLFSGTRGVGKTTIARLLAKGLNCETGITATPCGQCDNCREIEQGRFVDLIEIDAASRTKVEDTRDLLDNVQYAPARGRFKVYLIDEVHMLSRHSFNALLKTLEEPPSHVKFLLATTDPQKLPVTILSRCLQFHLKALDVEQIRGQLEHVLKQEAIPAENRALQLLARAADGSMRDALSLADQAIAMGLGQVSTETVNAMLGTLDDEQPLALIEALVDAEGQQMMALLNQAASRGVEWEALLVEMLRLLHRIAMLQLLPSAIGDDQAAIEQRLRELARVLPPADVQLYYQTLLVGRKELALAPDRRMGVEMTLLRALAFHPRQVIAEPVSRPVMTPQAQPQLSASTSAPSQPPAPHTVPDSAPPDNLPDATSQLLQARTQLMRQQGATKAKKSEPAAPGARPASSALERLASVTERGQKRQQAAAAEAGAAVKKEAYRWKALNPVEAKPEPVATPKALRSALEHEKTPELANRLTEESQQRDAWAAEIAAMTLPKLVQQLALNAWKEQTEQGVCLHLRAGQRHLNSPSAQKVLAEALSLAAGQTVELTIIEDDNPSVLTPLEWRQAIYEEKLAQARQSIIADTHIQTLRRFFDADLDEESIRPV, encoded by the coding sequence ATGAGCTATCAGGTACTTGCCCGCAAGTGGCGTCCACAAGCGTTTACTGATGTTGTCGGTCAGGAGCATGTCCTGACAGCGCTGGCAAATGGCCTGTCGCTCGGCCGCATCCATCACGCTTATCTTTTTTCCGGCACCCGCGGTGTGGGAAAGACCACCATTGCGCGCCTGCTGGCGAAAGGACTGAACTGTGAAACCGGCATTACTGCCACCCCCTGCGGCCAGTGCGATAACTGCCGTGAAATTGAGCAGGGGCGCTTTGTCGATCTGATCGAGATCGATGCGGCTTCACGCACCAAAGTTGAAGACACCCGCGATCTGCTGGACAACGTCCAGTACGCTCCGGCACGCGGGCGTTTTAAAGTTTACCTGATTGACGAAGTGCACATGCTGTCGCGGCACAGTTTCAACGCCCTGTTGAAAACGCTGGAAGAGCCGCCGTCACACGTCAAATTCCTGCTTGCCACGACCGATCCGCAAAAGCTGCCGGTGACTATTCTGTCACGCTGTCTGCAGTTCCATCTGAAAGCATTGGATGTCGAGCAAATTCGCGGCCAGCTGGAGCATGTATTAAAACAGGAAGCGATACCGGCGGAAAACCGTGCTCTGCAGCTGCTGGCGCGTGCCGCCGATGGCAGTATGCGTGATGCGCTCAGCCTGGCCGATCAGGCGATCGCCATGGGACTGGGGCAGGTCAGTACCGAGACGGTTAACGCCATGCTTGGCACGCTCGATGACGAACAGCCACTGGCACTGATTGAAGCGTTAGTGGATGCTGAAGGTCAGCAGATGATGGCGCTGCTGAACCAGGCTGCGTCACGCGGCGTAGAATGGGAAGCGTTGCTGGTTGAAATGTTGCGTCTGCTGCACCGTATTGCGATGTTGCAGCTGTTGCCTTCGGCGATCGGCGACGATCAAGCCGCTATAGAACAGCGGTTGCGCGAGCTGGCCCGAGTGTTGCCACCTGCGGATGTGCAGCTTTACTATCAGACGCTGTTAGTCGGACGTAAAGAGCTGGCGCTGGCACCGGATCGGCGTATGGGCGTTGAAATGACGTTACTGCGCGCGCTGGCGTTTCATCCGCGCCAGGTGATTGCCGAACCGGTATCCCGGCCGGTGATGACGCCGCAAGCTCAGCCACAGCTGAGTGCATCGACCAGCGCGCCGTCACAGCCGCCAGCACCTCATACCGTGCCGGACAGCGCACCGCCGGATAATTTGCCCGATGCTACCAGTCAGCTACTGCAGGCGCGCACCCAACTGATGCGTCAGCAGGGAGCGACCAAAGCAAAAAAGAGTGAGCCGGCGGCGCCAGGTGCGCGGCCGGCAAGTTCGGCACTGGAGCGACTGGCTTCAGTTACCGAGCGCGGTCAGAAGCGACAGCAAGCCGCTGCCGCTGAGGCTGGCGCGGCGGTAAAAAAAGAGGCGTACCGCTGGAAAGCGCTGAACCCGGTCGAGGCGAAGCCGGAGCCGGTCGCCACGCCGAAAGCATTGCGCTCGGCGTTAGAGCACGAGAAAACGCCGGAGCTGGCCAACCGACTGACAGAAGAGTCGCAGCAGCGCGATGCCTGGGCGGCAGAAATTGCCGCAATGACGCTGCCTAAACTCGTCCAGCAGCTGGCATTAAACGCCTGGAAAGAACAGACTGAGCAGGGCGTTTGTCTACACTTACGTGCCGGACAGCGCCACCTTAATTCGCCATCGGCACAGAAAGTGCTGGCGGAAGCATTAAGCCTGGCGGCAGGCCAGACAGTTGAACTGACGATTATCGAAGATGATAATCCTTCGGTGCTAACCCCACTGGAGTGGCGACAGGCAATTTATGAAGAAAAGCTGGCGCAGGCGCGCCAGTCGATAATCGCGGATACTCACATCCAGACCCTGCGTCGGTTTTTTGATGCCGATCTGGATGAAGAGAGTATTCGCCCCGTTTGA
- a CDS encoding YbaB/EbfC family nucleoid-associated protein → MFGKAGLGNLMKQAQQMQDKMAQVQEEIAAMEVTGESGAGLVKVTINGAHNCRRVEVDPSLLEDDKDMLEDLVAAAFNDAARRVGEAQKEKMAAVSSGMQLPPGFKMPF, encoded by the coding sequence ATGTTTGGTAAAGCCGGTTTGGGCAACCTGATGAAGCAGGCCCAGCAAATGCAGGACAAAATGGCCCAGGTGCAGGAAGAGATTGCTGCAATGGAAGTTACCGGTGAATCCGGTGCCGGTCTGGTAAAAGTGACCATTAACGGCGCACATAACTGCCGTCGTGTTGAAGTCGATCCAAGCTTGCTGGAAGATGACAAAGACATGCTGGAAGATCTGGTCGCTGCGGCATTCAACGACGCGGCGCGCCGTGTTGGTGAAGCGCAGAAAGAGAAAATGGCAGCAGTTTCCAGCGGAATGCAGTTGCCGCCGGGCTTTAAGATGCCATTCTGA
- the recR gene encoding recombination mediator RecR, with protein MQTSPLLETLMESLRCLPGVGPKSAQRMAFQLLQRDRSGGMRLAQALTRAMSEIGHCKDCHTFTEQDICTICANPRRQQNGQICVVESPADIHAIEQTGQFGGRYFVLMGHLSPLDGIGPNDIGLDRLEQRLERETLQEVILATNPTVEGEATANYIAELCGQYGVDASRIAHGVPMGGELEMVDGTTLSHSLAGRQKIKF; from the coding sequence ATGCAAACCAGCCCGCTCCTCGAAACACTGATGGAGTCGCTGCGCTGTTTACCCGGTGTCGGGCCTAAATCAGCGCAGCGCATGGCATTCCAGCTGTTGCAGCGCGATCGCAGCGGCGGAATGCGGCTGGCGCAGGCGCTGACCCGCGCGATGTCTGAAATCGGTCACTGTAAGGATTGCCATACTTTTACCGAGCAGGACATTTGCACCATCTGCGCCAATCCGCGACGTCAGCAGAATGGTCAGATCTGCGTGGTGGAAAGCCCGGCTGATATTCACGCCATTGAGCAAACCGGCCAGTTTGGCGGTCGCTACTTTGTGCTGATGGGCCATCTTTCACCGCTGGACGGTATCGGCCCTAATGATATCGGACTGGATCGCCTTGAACAGCGACTGGAACGTGAAACTCTTCAGGAAGTGATTCTTGCTACCAATCCGACGGTAGAAGGTGAGGCGACTGCTAACTATATTGCGGAGCTTTGCGGGCAGTATGGTGTCGATGCCAGCCGCATCGCTCACGGTGTACCGATGGGTGGCGAACTGGAAATGGTCGATGGCACCACCCTGTCACACTCGCTGGCGGGACGTCAAAAGATTAAATTCTGA